One Streptosporangium becharense genomic window, CGTGGAGGCGCTGGCCAAGGTCAGGGAGCTCCAGCCCGACCTGGTCGTCCTCGACGTACGGCTGCCCGACATCACCGGCTACGAGGTCTGCGAACAGATCAAGGCCGACGAGACGACGTCGTCGATCCCGGTCATCCAGATCTCCGGTGCGGCCGTCACCCCCGCCGACCGGGCACAGGGCCTGGAACGGGGAGCCGACGCCTACCTGGCCGAGCCGGTCGAGCCGGACGAGTTCGCGGCGACGGTCGAGGCCACCCTGCGGTACTACCGCGCGCGGCAGCGGGCCGAGCGGATGGCCCGCCGCCTGACCGCGCTCACCGAGGTCACGCTGGCCATGAACGCCGCCGAGACGTTCGACGACCTGCTCGCCACGGCCGTCGAGGGCACCTCGCGGATCCTCGGGCGGACCGCCGGCACCCTCGCCCTGCCGCCGGACGGCCGGACCCGGAGGTTCAGCGCCCGCCCCGCGGCGGACACCGCGGTCTCCAAGGTCGCGCCTCCGGAGACGCTGACCAGGCTGAGCGCGATGTCCCTGGACGGCGCGGCGGGCACCCGGGTCTTCACGACGTCGATCGACGAGTGGCTGAAGCTGGTGCCGGACGCCGACATCAGCGGCGACGTCATGTCGGTGCTCTGCCGCACCAAGGTCGGCAGGCCGCCCGTCTACCTCGGGATCGACGCGGTCCCGCCGCTGGACGAGGACGAGATCAACATCCTGCGCCAGCTCGGCCAGGCCCTGGCCCTCACCGTGGACGCCCTGCGCGCCTACACCGAGGAGCACACCATCGCCCTCACCCTGCAGCGCAGCCTGCTGCCCGCCCGGATTCCCGACATCCCGGGGCTCACGATCAGCTGGCGCTACCAGCCCGCGGTCGACAACGTCGAGGTCGGCGGCGACTTCTACGAGGTCCTGAAACTGGATCATCGGGTGCTCATCGCCATCGGCGACGTCCAGGGGCACTCACTGCTGGCCGCCACGGTCATGGCGGAGCTCCGGCACGCGCTGCGCGCGTCCGTCATCGCGAACGCGGACCTGGGTGCGTCGATGGCCCTGCTCAACAACGTGCTGCGGTGCTACCACCCGGGCATGACCGCCACCGTGTGCCTGACCCTGCTCGATCCGGCGACCGGCGAGCTGGAGATCGCGAACGCGGGCCACATCCCGCCGCTGCTCATCGGCACCGGGGAGGCCGTCTACCACAACATGGGCAACCTGCTGCTCGGCGTGGCCGAGGAGACCTACCGGGTCGACTCGCTGACGCTGCCCGAGCGCGGTTCCGTGCTGATGTTCACCGACGGGCTCGTCGAGGACCGCGACAAGCTGCTGGACGAGAGCCTGGAGATCGCGCGCCGCCTGGCGGACGACACCGGTTGCGACCTGGAGGCGTTCTGCGACCGCCTGATCGCGCGGTTCGGCGCCCGCGAGGACGACGTGGCGCTGGTCATGTTCCGTCGTGAGGCGGCCGGCTGAGCCGGATTCTCCGGACACCGCGGCCCGCACGCCGGCCACGCTCCCCAGGGGGGCGGCGCGGCCGGCGTGCGGGCCGGACGGCATCGGATCAGACGGTCTCGACCGGCTTGGCGGTCCGCTCCAGCTCGGCGTAGAGACCGGGCAGGACCCTGGCGTGCAGGATCGTGCCGTCTTCGGTGTGCTCGACGTCGAGGACCTCGCCCTCCCGGTGCGCCCGGGAGATCAGGTCTCCGCGCTGGTACGGCACCAGCACCTTGACCTCCTGGTCGAAGCGGGGCAGCTCCCGCTCGATGACGGCCCGGAGCTCCTCGATCCCGGCGCCGGTGCGGGCCGAGACCACGACCGCGGGCTTCTCCCGCGCGGTCAGCTGGGCGAGCACCACCGGGTCGGCGGCGTCGGCCTTGTTGATGACCACGATCTCCGGGATGTCGCGGGCGCCCTCGATGTCGGCGAACACCTCGCGCACGGCTGCGAGCTGCGACTCCGGATCGGGGTGCGAGCCGTCGACCACGTGCAGGATCAGGTCGGCGTCGCCGACCTCCTCCAACGTGGAGCGGAACGCCTCGACGAGCTGGTGCGGCAGGTGCCGGACGAATCCGACGGTGTCGGCCAGCGTGAACGGGCGGCCGTCGGCCGTGCGCGCCCGGCGGACCGTCGGGTCGAGCGTGGCGAACAACGCGTCCTCGACCAGCACACCCGCCCCGGTCAGCCGGTTGAGCAGCGAGGACTTGCCGGCGTTGGTGTAGCCCGCGATGGCCACGGCGGGGATCTCGCGCGCCAGGCGGCGTGCCCGCTTGGTCTCGCGCGCCGTGGTCATCTCGCCGATCTGACGGCGCAGCTTGGCCATGCGCTCACGGATCCGGCGGCGGTCCAGCTCGATCTTGGTCTCACCGGGGCCGCGGCCGCCGATGCCGACGCCGCCCGCGGCGCGTCCGCCGACCTGGCGGGAGAGGTTGCCACCCCAGCCCCGCAGGCGCGGCAGCAGGTAGTTGAGCTGCGCGAGCTCGACCTGGGCCTTGCCCTCGCGGCTCTTGGCGTGCTGGGCGAAGATGTCGAGGATCAGCATCGTGCGGTCGATGACCTTGACCTTGACGACCTCCTCGAGCTGGCGGAGCTGGCCGGGGCTCAGCTCGCCGTCGCACACCACGGTGTCGGCACCGGTGGCGGAGACGATGTCGGCGAGCTCCAGGGCCTTCCCCGAGCCGATGTAGGTCGCCGTGTCGGGCTTCTGTCTGCGCTGGATCACACCCTCCAGCACCTGGGAACCCGCGGTCTCGGCGAGGAGCTTGAGCTCCAGGAGTGAGTTCTCGGCGTCGATCGCCGTACCCGAGGTCCAGACACCGACCAGGACGACCCGCTCAAGTCGCAGCTGGCGGTACTCGACCTCGGTGACGTCCTCCAGCTCGGTGGAGAGCCCCACCACCCGGCGCAACGCCTGGCGCTCGGCCAGTTCCATCTCGCCGATGTCGGGCAGGTCGTCGAATCGGTCGATGTCCAGCGGCTCACGAGTGTCTATGTCGTCGCTCCCATTCAAATGGTTGTCCGTAACACGTTCTTCTCATATGAGTGAACGCGCGAGCACCCCCGGTCTCTTCCCTCCGATGGTGCCACGCGAACCCCCCGGCCATCATCTGGTTATCGACCCCCCGGGGGGAAGGGCCGGGGGGTCAGCTCAGCAGGACCCCGGCGTCGCCGGAGCCGGTCCGCAGCGTGATCTTGCGCGGCGAGGACGGGTCGTCGGTCACCTGGACGGTCTTGTCGCCGGAGCCGGTTTCGAGGGTCACGTCGTACTTCCCGCCGGGCAGATACGCCGTGGCCTCACCGGAACCGGTCTCGACCTCCACGTGGTCGGGCGTCTCCTTGAACCCCGCCTCCACGTCGCCGGATCCGGCCTCGGCGCGGAACCGCCTGGCGCGCAGCCCGGAGGCGTCGATGTCGCCGGAGCCGCTGACGGCGGTGACCTCTCCGCTCAGGTCGCGCAGCGTGAGGGTTCCCGAGCCGCTGTTCAGCGTGGCGGCCAGGCCCGGCGGGATCTCGACCCTGTAGTCGACCGAGCAGTCGGACCCGTCACAGCGGTAGTGCAGGTTGAGCCGGTCGCCGTCCACCAGGTGCGCGGTGACCGGCCGCTTGCCGCGCCAGTGGATCGTCTCGGTGACGTGGACGCCGGACCGGTTCGATTCGGTGACCACGATGTCCCCCGCGCCGCTGTCGACGTCCAGGACGGTCACCTTGTCTGTGACGTCGTAGGAGATGACGTCCTGCTCCCGCTCGCGGAAGTCCAGGCCGAACTGGCAGCCGGAGAGGACGGACACCGAGCCCAGTAGCGCTCCGGCGACGAGCAGGTTCTTCTTCATGCGCTCAATCCTCGGTTCTCGGGAAGCCGTTCGCTTCCCTGTCGCTTCCCGTCACGGCGGGCCCCTCGCGCGGGGCATGTCCCACTGTCCACGAGCTCCTGCCGCCGATCATCCGGGAAGCCCCCGAGACTGCCCTGAGGAAGCCCCTGTTCTTTGACCGGCGAGGAGCCGTAAAGTAGCTTCGATTCCACAATTCAGAACTATTTTTCCACTCTATGGAAAGAGAGCTCATGGACAGCGTTGAGATCAACGGCCCCTCGCACGACCGGTTCGACGAGATCCTCACGCCGGAGGCCCTGGCCTTCCTGGCCGCCCTCCAGCGGGAGTTCGGCCTCCGGCGTGTGGAGCTGCTCCAGGCCCGCCAGGCACGGCAGGCGGAGCTGTCGGCGGGCGGCACCCTCGACTTCCTGCCGGAGACCCGGCACGTGCGCGAGTCGCAGTGGCACGTCGCCCCGCCCGCGCCAGGCCTGGTCGACCGCCGGGTTGAGATCACCGGCCCGGTGGACCGGAAGATGACGATCAACGCGCTCAACTCGGGAGCCAAGGTCTGGCTGGCCGACTTCGAGGATGCCAACGCTCCCACCTGGGAGAACACCGTCAACGGTCAGATCAACCTGCGCGACGCGCTCGACCGGACCATCGACTTCTCCGCCGGCGGGAAGAGCTACACCCTCAAGCCCGACGCCGAACTGGCCACCATCGTGGTCCGCCCCCGCGGCTGGCACCTGGAGGAGAAACACCTCACGCTCGACGGCGCCCCGCTGTCCGGGTCCCTCGTCGACTTCGGTCTCTACTTCTTCCACTCGGCGCAGCGGCAGATGGCCAAGGGCAAGGGGCCCTACTTCTACCTGCCGAAGATGGAGTCGCACCTGGAGGCCCGTCTCTGGAACGACGTCTTCGTCCGGGCACAGGACCTGCTCGACATCCCGCAGGGCACGATCCGGGCGACCGTCCTCATCGAGACCTACCCGGCCGCGTTCGAGATGGAGGAGATCCTCTACGAGCTCCGCGACCACTCCGCGGGGCTCAACGCCGGCCGCTGGGACTACCTCTTCAGCGTGATCAAGAAGTTCCGCACCCGTGGCCGGGAGTTCCTGCTCCCCGAGCGCAACGCGGTGACGATGACCGCCCCGTTCATGCGCGCCTACACCGAGCTGCTGGTCCGCACCTGTCACAAGCGGGGCGCCCACGCCATCGGCGGTATGGCGGCGTTCATCCCCTCCCGCCGCGACCCCGAGATCAACAAGGTCGCCCTGGAGAAGGTCACCGCCGACAAGACCCGCGAGTCGGGCGACGGCTTCGACGGTTCCTGGGTGGCCCACCCCGACCTGGTCCCGGTCTGCCGCGAGGTCTTCGACGCGGTCCTCGGCGACCGGCCCAACCAGCTCGACCGCCTGCGCGAGGACGTCTCCGTCTCCGCCGCCGACCTGCTCGCGGTCTCCAAGACCCCCGGTGACATCACCGAGGCGGGCCTGCGCAACAACGTCGACGTGGCCCTGCGTTACCTGGCCGCCTGGATGGGCGGGCTGGGTGCGGTGGCCATCCACAACCTGATGGAGGACGCGGCCACCGCCGAGATCTCCCGTTCCCAGATCTGGCAGTGGATCCACAACGGCATCGAGCTCGCCGACACCGGCGAGACGGTCACCAGGGAACTGGTCGAGCGGATCATCGACGAGGAACTCGCCGGGATCAAGGCCGAGCCGGGCTACGACGAGACCCGCTACGACCAGGCCGTCGCCCTGTTCAAGGAAGTCGCCCTCGACGACGACTTCGCGGAGTTCCTCACTCTCCCCGCCTACGCGCGCATGCCGTGACACGAACGCTCCTTCCCGGGCGCCGGCTCCGGCGGGGAACGGCACCCGGGAAGAACCGGTGCGGGGCCGCCGGGCGGCCCCGCACATCCGAGGAGGAACGATGTCGATCAGACCGCTGGACGGGCCGGCCCGCAGGTTCGAGGAGCTCCTCGGCCCCCGGTCGGTGATCACCGATCCCGTCCGGCTGCGCACCTACGAATGCGACGGGCTGACCCACCACCGGGTCACCCCCGGCGTCGTCGTACTGCCGGACACCGCCGAGCAGGTCGCCGGCGTGGTCCGGATCTGCAACGAGCACGATCTGCCGTTCGTCGCCCGTGGCGCCGGGACGGGCCTGTCCGGCGGGGCCCTGCCGCGCTCCGACGGGGTGCTGATCGTCACCGCGAAGATGCGGCGGATCCTCTCGATCGACCTGCCGAACCGGCGGGCCACGGTGGAGCCCGGCGTCACCAATCTGGCGATCACCGAAGCGGTGCGCGGCCTGGGCTTCTACTACGCACCCGATCCGTCCAGCCAGCAGGTCTGCACGATCGGCGGCAACGTGGCGGAGAACTCCGGCGGCGCCCACTGCCTGAAGTACGGCTTCACCGTCAACCACGTACTCGGCCTGGAGATCGTCACCCCCGACGGCTACATCGTGGAGTTGTCGGAGAGCGGCCCCGGCTACGACCTGCTGGGAGCGTTCGTCGGCTCGGAGGGAACCCTCGGCATCGCGACCAAGGTCACCGTGCGGCTGAGCCGGGCACCCGAGACGGTGACCACGCTGCTGGCGGCCTTCGAGGACGTCGAGCGGGGCGGCCGGGCGGTTTCGGCGATCATCGGCGGCGGCATCGTGCCCGCCGCGATCGAGATGATGGACGCCCTCGCCGTCGAGGCCGCCGAGGCCGCGGTGGCCTGCGCCTATCCCGAAGGCGCGGGTGCCGTGCTGATCGTGGAGCTGGACGGCCCGGCCGAGGAGGTGGCCCACCAGTTCGGCGAGGTGACGCGGCTCTGCCGGGAGGCCGGGGCGTTCGAGCTGCGCGTCGCCGACGACCCCGAGCGGCGGGCGGCGATCTGGAAAGGCCGCAAGTCGGCCTTCGCCGCGGTGGGCCGGATCAGCCCGGCGTACATCGTCCAGGACGGGGTCGTCCCCCGCACCGCGCTCCCCGGCGTGCTGGCGAGCATCGACCGGCTCTCCCACGAGTACGGCATCCGGGTGGCCAACGTCTTCCACGCGGGCGACGGCAACCTGCACCCGCTGGTGCTGTTCGACGACGCCGAGCCCGGTGCGGCCGAGCGGGCCGAACTGGTCTCCGGGCGGATCCTCGACCTGTGCATCGAGCACGGCGGATCCATCACCGGTGAGCACGGTGTCGGAGTGGACAAGGCGCGCTACATGCCGAAGATGTTCTCCGCGGACGACCTCGACACCATGCAGCTCGTCCGTTGCGCCTTCGACCCGCGCGGCCTGTCGAACCCGGGCAAGGTCTTCCCGACCCCGCGCCTGTGCGGGGAGGCGCCCGGGGTACGCAGGGGCGCGCACCCGCTGGTCGAGGCCGGGCTGGCGGAGCAGTTCTGATGGGCGTGACGGACGCGACGGGCACCGGGGGCCCGCCGGAGGCACCCGAGGCGATGGAGGCGCTGCGCGCGACGGGGGCGGTGATCCGGGATGCGGCCCCCGGTGACGCGGTGGCCGGGGTCGCCCCGCGCTGGGTGGCCTCCCCCCGCGACACCGGGGAGGTCGCCGCGCTGATGCGCGTCTCGGCGGCGCGCGACCTCGCGGTGGTGCCGGCCGGTGACCGGACCAAACTGGACTGGGGGAACCCTCCCGAGCGGTGCGACCTGCTCCTCGACACCCGCGGGCTGACGTTCGGCGACGGCCTGGTCGTCGAGCACTCCGCCGGAGACCTGGTGGCACGGGTGAGCGCCGGGCTCGCCCTCGGCACCCTGAACTCCATGCTCGCCGGGTCCCGCCAGGAGCTCGCCCTCGACGGCGTCCCGCGCGCCGGCACCGTCGGCGGTACCGTCGGCGGCACGCTCGCCACCGCGACCGCCGGGCCCCGCCGGTTCCGTTACGGCACCGCCCGAGACCTGCTGATCGGCGTCACAGTGGTGCTGGCCGACGGCACGGTCGCCCGCTCCGGCGGCGCCGTCGTCAAAAACGTCGCCGGTTACGACCTGGGCAAGCTCTTCACCGGCTCGTACGGCACACTCGGCGTCATCACCGAGGCGACCTTCCGCCTCCATCCGGTGCCCGCCGACCGCCGCTGGGCCGGCGTGGACCTGCCCGCGCCGCGGACCGGCGGCACCCCGGGCGGGCAGGCGTACCGGCCGGGCGGGCTCCCGCCGGGATCAGACGGGTTCGGCCGGCTGGACAGCCTGGTCACGGCGCTGGCGTCGGCCCAGGCCGAGCCGAGCGCGATCGAGATCGACTGGCCGGGCCCGCGACACGACCTCACCGTGGCCGTCCTCGTCGAGGGCGTGTCGGCCGGCGCGCGGGCGGAGGCCCTGCGCGAGCTGATGAGCGCGTACGGGACGGCGTGGCTGCGCACCGAGGCGCCCGAATGGTGGGCGGCGGCGCCGGGTGAGGACACGCTGCTCGAACTGCGGGTCCCGCCCGCCTGCACGCACCACGCGCTGCGGGTGATCGCCGCGTACGGGCTGCCCGCGCGCGTGCGCGGGTCGGCGGCCTCCGCGGTGCTCCGGATGTCCTTCCCGGCCGGGATGGACCGGGAGGCGTTCACCGGCCTCGTCACGGGCGTGCGCGCCGGGCTGCACCCGTTCGGCGGCGGCCTGACGGTGCTCGCCGCGCCACCGGGACTCGCGGACGGGGTCGACCGCTGGGGCCCGTCGAGCGCGCAACCGCTGATGCGGCGGATCAAGGAGCGGTTCGACCCCGGCAGGCGGATGTCCCCCGGCCGGTTCGTGGGCGGGATCTGACATGCGTCCGCCGATGGCCCGTGGGAGGGAGCCGGCATGGACCCGAAACTGATCGGCGACTGCGTGCACTGCGGGTTCTGCCTGCCCTCGTGCCCTACGTACGTGCTGTGGGGTGAGGAGATGGACTCCCCGCGCGGCCGGATCCACCTGATGAAGCAGCACGTCGAGGGCACACCGCTGACCCCGGAGATGGCCGGGCACTTCGACGCGTGCCTGGGGTGCATGGCGTGCGTGCCGGCCTGCCCGTCCGGGGTGCGCTACGACCGGTTGATCGAGCAGACCCGGGCGGAGGTGGAGCGTGCGCACCGCAGGCGGCCCGGCGACCGGATGCTGCGGGCCTCGGTGTTCCAGCTGCTCCCCTACCCCCGGCGGTTGCGGGCGCTGCGGCTGCCGCTCCGGCTCAGCGCGGGGCTGCGCCGCCGTCTCGCGCCGGGCCTGGAACGGATCAGCCCGTCCCTGGCCGCGATGGCCGACCTCGCGCCGCCGGTGCGGGCACGGGTGCGGCTGCCGGGCAGGATCGCCGCACGCGGGCCACGCAGGGCCACGGTCGGGATGC contains:
- a CDS encoding SpoIIE family protein phosphatase yields the protein MSESQQNEATVLVVDDTPTKLYILSSWLRRAGHQVVQATGGVEALAKVRELQPDLVVLDVRLPDITGYEVCEQIKADETTSSIPVIQISGAAVTPADRAQGLERGADAYLAEPVEPDEFAATVEATLRYYRARQRAERMARRLTALTEVTLAMNAAETFDDLLATAVEGTSRILGRTAGTLALPPDGRTRRFSARPAADTAVSKVAPPETLTRLSAMSLDGAAGTRVFTTSIDEWLKLVPDADISGDVMSVLCRTKVGRPPVYLGIDAVPPLDEDEINILRQLGQALALTVDALRAYTEEHTIALTLQRSLLPARIPDIPGLTISWRYQPAVDNVEVGGDFYEVLKLDHRVLIAIGDVQGHSLLAATVMAELRHALRASVIANADLGASMALLNNVLRCYHPGMTATVCLTLLDPATGELEIANAGHIPPLLIGTGEAVYHNMGNLLLGVAEETYRVDSLTLPERGSVLMFTDGLVEDRDKLLDESLEIARRLADDTGCDLEAFCDRLIARFGAREDDVALVMFRREAAG
- the hflX gene encoding GTPase HflX, encoding MELAERQALRRVVGLSTELEDVTEVEYRQLRLERVVLVGVWTSGTAIDAENSLLELKLLAETAGSQVLEGVIQRRQKPDTATYIGSGKALELADIVSATGADTVVCDGELSPGQLRQLEEVVKVKVIDRTMLILDIFAQHAKSREGKAQVELAQLNYLLPRLRGWGGNLSRQVGGRAAGGVGIGGRGPGETKIELDRRRIRERMAKLRRQIGEMTTARETKRARRLAREIPAVAIAGYTNAGKSSLLNRLTGAGVLVEDALFATLDPTVRRARTADGRPFTLADTVGFVRHLPHQLVEAFRSTLEEVGDADLILHVVDGSHPDPESQLAAVREVFADIEGARDIPEIVVINKADAADPVVLAQLTAREKPAVVVSARTGAGIEELRAVIERELPRFDQEVKVLVPYQRGDLISRAHREGEVLDVEHTEDGTILHARVLPGLYAELERTAKPVETV
- a CDS encoding DUF4097 family beta strand repeat-containing protein is translated as MKKNLLVAGALLGSVSVLSGCQFGLDFREREQDVISYDVTDKVTVLDVDSGAGDIVVTESNRSGVHVTETIHWRGKRPVTAHLVDGDRLNLHYRCDGSDCSVDYRVEIPPGLAATLNSGSGTLTLRDLSGEVTAVSGSGDIDASGLRARRFRAEAGSGDVEAGFKETPDHVEVETGSGEATAYLPGGKYDVTLETGSGDKTVQVTDDPSSPRKITLRTGSGDAGVLLS
- the aceB gene encoding malate synthase A, with the protein product MDSVEINGPSHDRFDEILTPEALAFLAALQREFGLRRVELLQARQARQAELSAGGTLDFLPETRHVRESQWHVAPPAPGLVDRRVEITGPVDRKMTINALNSGAKVWLADFEDANAPTWENTVNGQINLRDALDRTIDFSAGGKSYTLKPDAELATIVVRPRGWHLEEKHLTLDGAPLSGSLVDFGLYFFHSAQRQMAKGKGPYFYLPKMESHLEARLWNDVFVRAQDLLDIPQGTIRATVLIETYPAAFEMEEILYELRDHSAGLNAGRWDYLFSVIKKFRTRGREFLLPERNAVTMTAPFMRAYTELLVRTCHKRGAHAIGGMAAFIPSRRDPEINKVALEKVTADKTRESGDGFDGSWVAHPDLVPVCREVFDAVLGDRPNQLDRLREDVSVSAADLLAVSKTPGDITEAGLRNNVDVALRYLAAWMGGLGAVAIHNLMEDAATAEISRSQIWQWIHNGIELADTGETVTRELVERIIDEELAGIKAEPGYDETRYDQAVALFKEVALDDDFAEFLTLPAYARMP
- a CDS encoding FAD-linked oxidase C-terminal domain-containing protein, giving the protein MSIRPLDGPARRFEELLGPRSVITDPVRLRTYECDGLTHHRVTPGVVVLPDTAEQVAGVVRICNEHDLPFVARGAGTGLSGGALPRSDGVLIVTAKMRRILSIDLPNRRATVEPGVTNLAITEAVRGLGFYYAPDPSSQQVCTIGGNVAENSGGAHCLKYGFTVNHVLGLEIVTPDGYIVELSESGPGYDLLGAFVGSEGTLGIATKVTVRLSRAPETVTTLLAAFEDVERGGRAVSAIIGGGIVPAAIEMMDALAVEAAEAAVACAYPEGAGAVLIVELDGPAEEVAHQFGEVTRLCREAGAFELRVADDPERRAAIWKGRKSAFAAVGRISPAYIVQDGVVPRTALPGVLASIDRLSHEYGIRVANVFHAGDGNLHPLVLFDDAEPGAAERAELVSGRILDLCIEHGGSITGEHGVGVDKARYMPKMFSADDLDTMQLVRCAFDPRGLSNPGKVFPTPRLCGEAPGVRRGAHPLVEAGLAEQF
- a CDS encoding FAD-binding oxidoreductase gives rise to the protein MGVTDATGTGGPPEAPEAMEALRATGAVIRDAAPGDAVAGVAPRWVASPRDTGEVAALMRVSAARDLAVVPAGDRTKLDWGNPPERCDLLLDTRGLTFGDGLVVEHSAGDLVARVSAGLALGTLNSMLAGSRQELALDGVPRAGTVGGTVGGTLATATAGPRRFRYGTARDLLIGVTVVLADGTVARSGGAVVKNVAGYDLGKLFTGSYGTLGVITEATFRLHPVPADRRWAGVDLPAPRTGGTPGGQAYRPGGLPPGSDGFGRLDSLVTALASAQAEPSAIEIDWPGPRHDLTVAVLVEGVSAGARAEALRELMSAYGTAWLRTEAPEWWAAAPGEDTLLELRVPPACTHHALRVIAAYGLPARVRGSAASAVLRMSFPAGMDREAFTGLVTGVRAGLHPFGGGLTVLAAPPGLADGVDRWGPSSAQPLMRRIKERFDPGRRMSPGRFVGGI